One Rhinolophus sinicus isolate RSC01 linkage group LG06, ASM3656204v1, whole genome shotgun sequence DNA window includes the following coding sequences:
- the GJA9 gene encoding LOW QUALITY PROTEIN: gap junction alpha-9 protein (The sequence of the model RefSeq protein was modified relative to this genomic sequence to represent the inferred CDS: inserted 6 bases in 4 codons; deleted 3 bases in 2 codons), whose protein sequence is MGDWNFLGGILEEVYIHSTMTGKVWLTILFIFRMLXLGVAAENVWHDEQPGFICNTEQPGCRNVCYDQAFPISLIRYWFLQVVFMSSPSLVYMGHALYRLRLWRKRRREKERKRAKAQLRGELERVEFEMSGNRRILEQELYQLEQRKLNKIPLXGTLLCTYVRHILAHSVVEIGFMIGQYFLYGVHLEPLFKCHGHPCPNIIDCFVSKPTEKTIFLLFMQSIATVSLFLNVLEIFHLGFKKIKRGLWGQYKLKDEHNEFYVNKSKQNLAKYQSTSANSLKRLSSAPDYNVLVGKQTHTVCPRLNSSAFQAYPDNHNGNHEKCILEEQETXLSNEMCILSTTCSHIQHISSSTIEDTHKIFGKEVNGNQLREKREIDGKDNKRNQYFRGHCSIPGFTVALNNHMGQSPQTAFFLPANCAGKPTWLRATWSPSIEDENWASLPKGKLKGQFREGTIRTLFPLQGDXQPADIPDTPNSSGDLSCGSELVRTCNNPTACPPNHLVLLTNNLISRQAPTDLQI, encoded by the exons ATGGGGGACTGGAATTTCCTTGGAGGCATTCTGGAGGAAGTTTACATCCACTCCACCATGACTGGAAAGGTCTGGCTCACCATCCTGTTCATATTTCGAATGC GTCTGGGTGTAGCAGCTGAAAATGTTTGGCATGATGAGCAGCCTGGATTCATCTGTAATACAGAACAACCTGGATGCAGAAATGTATGCTATGATCAGGCCTTTCCTATCTCCCTCATTAGATACTGGTTTCTGCAGGTGGTATTTATGTCTTCACCATCCCTGGTCTACATGGGTCATGCATTGTACCGACTGAGGctctggagaaagagaaga agggagaaagagaggaagagggcaAAAGCTCAACTGAGAGGAGAACTGGAGAGGGTAGAGTTTGAAATGTCTGGGAATCGGAGGATATTAGAGCAAGAACTTTATCAGCTGgagcaaaggaaattaaataagattCCACT GGGAACCTTGCTTTGCACTTATGTGAGACACATTTTAGCTCACTCTGTAGTTGAAATTGGGTTCATGATTGGACAGTATTTTTTATATGGAGTTCATTTAGAGCCTCTATTTAAATGCCATGGCCACCCATGTCCAAATATAATTGATTGCTTTGTCTCAAAACCAACAGAAAAGACAATATTCCTATTATTTATGCAATCCATAGCCACTGTTTCACTTTTCTTAAATGTTCTAGAAATTTTCCATCTaggctttaaaaagattaaaagaggGCTTTGGGGACAATATAAATTGAAGGATGAGCATAATGAATTCTATGTGAATAAGTCAAAACAAAATCTTGCCAAATATCAGAGCACATCTGCAAATTCACTGAAGCGACTGTCT TCTGCACCTGATTATAATGTGTTAGTGGGAAAGCAAACACACACAGTGTGCCCTCGTTTAAATTCATCTGCATTTCAGGCATATCCTGACAATCACAATGGAAATCATGAGAAATGCATTCTGGAAGAACAGGAAAC GCTTTCTAATGAGATGTGCATACTTAGTACTACCTGTAGTCATATTCAACACATCAGCTCAAGTACTATTGAAGACActcataaaatatttggaaaagaagtTAATGGTAACCAgttaagggaaaaaagagaaattgatgGCAAAGACAACAAAAGGAACCAGTACTTTAGAGGTCACTGTTCTATTCCAGGTTTTACTGTAGCTCTGAACAACCATATGGGGCAGTCACCCCAAACGGCTTTCTTCCTGCCAGCTAACTGCGCTGGGAAACCGACATGGCTTCGAGCTACATGGAGTCCCTCTATAGAAGATGAAAACTGGGCGTCACTTCCTAAAGGTAAACTCAAGGGCCAGTTCAGAGAGGGCACAATCAGAACCCTTTTTCCTTTACAAGGAG TTCAACCAGCTGACATTCCAGACACTCCTAATTCTTCGGGAGACTTGTCCTGTGGATCTGAGTTGGTCAGAACCTGCAATAATCCTACCGCTTGTCCTCCAAATCATTTAGTGTTACTGACAAACAACCTCATTAGTAGGCAGGCTCCCACTGACCTTCAGATCTGA
- the RHBDL2 gene encoding rhomboid-related protein 2 — MASDHDLEMENMNRGRDIEEELEEEKKMRDDGEGKDPFKYKNVHTIVSKWMLPENVRRTYVERANCLPPPVFIISISIAELAVFIYYAVWKPQKQWITLDTGILESPFTYNPMKREEAWRFISYMLVHAGVQHILGNLIMQLVLGIPLEMVHKGLRVGLVYLAGVIAGSLASSIFDPLKYLVGASGGVYALMGGYFMNVLVNFREMIPALGIVRLLIIILIIVSDMGFALYRRFFVPANGSPVSFTAHIAGGFAGMSIGYTVFSCFDKALLKDPRFWIAIAAYLACVVFAVFFNIFLSPAN, encoded by the exons ATGGCTTCTGATCATGATTTGGAGATGGAGAATATGAACAGGGGTAGAGACATAGAAGAAgagctggaggaagagaaaaaaatgagagatgaCGGGGAAGGTAAAGATCccttcaaatataaaaatgtccaCACGATTGTCTCAAAATGGATGCTTCCGGAAAATGTCCGAAGAACATACGTGGAGAGAGCTAATTGCCTCCCACCCCCTGTGTTCATCATTTCCATCAGCATTGCAGAG CTGGCGGTGTTTATTTACTATGCTGTGTGGAAGCCTCAGAAACAGTGGATCACCTTGGACACGGGCATCTTGGAGAGTCCATTTACCTATAATCCGATGAAGAGGGAGGAAGCCTGGAGGTTTATCTCATACATGCTGGTACATGCTGG AGTTCAGCACATCTTGGGGAATCTTATTATGCAGCTCGTTTTGGGTATTCCCTTGGAAATGGTCCACAAAGGCCTCCGAGTGGGGCTGGTGTACCTGGCAGGAGTGATTGCAG gatctCTTGCCAGCTCCATCTTTGATCCACTCAAATATCTTGTGGGTGCTTCAGGAGGAGTCTATGCTTTGATGGGAGGCTATTTTATGAATGTTCTAGTG AATTTTCGAGAAATGATCCCGGCCTTGGGAATTGTCCGACTACTGATCATCATCCTTATAA ttGTGTCAGACATGGGATTCGCTCTCTACAGACGGTTCTTTGTCCCTGCAAACGGGTCACCG GTGTCTTTTACAGCTCACATTGCAGGTGGATTTGCTGGAATGTCCATTGGTTACACTGTGTTTAGCTGCTTTGATAAGGCGCTGCTGAAAGATCCACGGTTTTGGATAGCAATTGCAGCTTATTTAGCTTGTGTTGTATTTGctgtgtttttcaatattttcctatcCCCAGCAAACTGA